A genomic region of Micromonospora sp. NBRC 110009 contains the following coding sequences:
- a CDS encoding acyl-CoA dehydrogenase family protein produces the protein MEQHLYEPVHHEFRALCREFLAREAVPHHARWEADGIVDREVWRKAGAAGLLGMDIDEEHGGGGQRDFRFNAVLDEEIVAAGSSGLGFGLHNDVVAPYLTELTTDDQRKRWLPGFCSGDLVTAIAMSEPGAGSDLAGIRTSAVRDGDSYVLNGQKTFITNGELADLVVVVVRTAPDQGAHGVSLVAVETGTPGFTRGRRLEKVGLKANDTAELFFDDCRVPAENLIGTENHGFYHLMANLPRERLSIAVAAVAAAEKLLALTLDYARSREAFGRPIGKFQHNRFLLAELDTEVTIARTFVNHCVAEYNAGRLSVTDAAKAKWWTTELQNKVADRCLQLHGGYGFMLEYPVAKAWLDGRVQTIYGGTTEIMKEIIGRGLGL, from the coding sequence ATGGAGCAGCATCTCTACGAGCCCGTCCACCACGAGTTCCGGGCCCTGTGCCGCGAGTTCCTCGCCCGGGAGGCCGTGCCGCACCACGCCCGCTGGGAGGCCGACGGGATCGTCGACCGGGAGGTGTGGCGCAAGGCCGGCGCCGCCGGGCTGCTCGGCATGGACATCGACGAGGAGCACGGCGGCGGCGGGCAGCGCGACTTCCGGTTCAACGCGGTGCTCGACGAGGAGATCGTCGCCGCCGGCAGCTCCGGCCTCGGCTTCGGGCTGCACAACGACGTGGTGGCCCCGTACCTGACCGAGCTGACCACCGACGACCAGCGCAAGCGCTGGCTGCCGGGCTTCTGCTCCGGCGACCTGGTCACCGCCATCGCGATGAGCGAGCCGGGCGCCGGCAGCGACCTGGCCGGCATCCGCACCAGCGCGGTCCGGGACGGCGACTCCTATGTGCTCAACGGCCAGAAGACGTTCATCACCAACGGCGAGCTGGCCGACCTCGTGGTGGTGGTCGTGCGGACCGCGCCAGACCAGGGTGCGCACGGGGTGAGCCTGGTCGCGGTGGAGACCGGCACCCCAGGCTTCACCCGGGGCCGGCGGCTGGAGAAGGTCGGTCTGAAGGCCAACGACACCGCCGAGCTGTTCTTCGACGACTGCCGGGTGCCGGCGGAGAACCTGATCGGCACCGAGAACCACGGCTTCTACCACCTGATGGCCAACCTGCCCCGGGAGCGGCTGAGCATCGCCGTCGCCGCGGTGGCCGCGGCGGAGAAGCTGCTCGCGCTCACCCTCGACTACGCCCGCTCCCGGGAGGCGTTCGGCCGGCCGATCGGGAAGTTCCAGCACAACCGGTTCCTCCTGGCCGAGCTGGACACCGAGGTCACCATCGCGCGGACCTTCGTCAACCACTGCGTCGCCGAGTACAACGCCGGCCGGCTGTCGGTGACCGACGCGGCGAAGGCCAAGTGGTGGACCACCGAGCTGCAGAACAAGGTCGCCGACCGCTGCCTCCAGCTGCACGGCGGCTACGGCTTCATGCTCGAGTACCCGGTGGCGAAGGCCTGGCTGGACGGCCGGGTGCAGACCATCTACGGCGGCACCACCGAGATCATGAAGGAGATCATCGGTCGCGGTCTCGGCCTGTAG